In Horticoccus luteus, the following proteins share a genomic window:
- a CDS encoding LLM class flavin-dependent oxidoreductase produces MKKIGFLSFGHWTPSPQSQARSAADVLLQSIDLAVEAERLGVDGAYFRVHHFARQLASPFPLLAAVGARTRKIEIGTAVIDMRYENPHYMAEDAGAADLIAGSRLQLGISRGSPEQVIEGWRHFGHQLTDGENDADMGRRHAETFLGLLDGRGFAQPNPRPMFANPPGLLRLEPFSAGLRERIWWGSATNATAIWAAQRGMNLQSSTLKFDESGEPLHVQQAAQIRAFRKAWTDAGHTREPRVSVSRSIFALMDDRDRAYFGRDEEQQDQIGFLDATTRAVFGRGYAAEPDVLIEQLRQDEAIAAADTLLLTIPNQLGVAYNVHVLEAILSHVAPGLGWR; encoded by the coding sequence ATGAAGAAAATCGGTTTCCTGTCCTTCGGTCATTGGACGCCATCACCCCAGTCGCAGGCGCGGTCGGCGGCGGACGTGCTGTTGCAGTCCATCGACCTCGCGGTGGAGGCTGAGCGCTTGGGCGTGGATGGAGCTTACTTTCGAGTGCACCATTTCGCCCGGCAACTGGCGTCGCCGTTTCCCTTGCTGGCGGCCGTGGGTGCGCGGACGCGGAAGATCGAGATCGGCACGGCGGTCATCGACATGCGTTATGAGAATCCGCACTACATGGCGGAGGATGCGGGCGCGGCTGATCTGATCGCGGGCTCGCGATTGCAATTGGGAATCAGCCGCGGCTCGCCGGAGCAGGTGATCGAAGGCTGGCGTCATTTCGGCCATCAACTCACGGACGGGGAGAACGATGCGGACATGGGACGCCGGCACGCCGAAACGTTTTTGGGGCTGCTCGACGGCCGGGGGTTTGCGCAGCCCAACCCGCGTCCGATGTTCGCCAATCCGCCCGGACTATTGCGGCTCGAACCGTTTTCTGCGGGTTTGCGGGAGCGGATCTGGTGGGGCTCGGCGACCAACGCCACGGCGATCTGGGCCGCGCAACGCGGGATGAATTTGCAGAGCTCGACTCTCAAATTTGACGAGTCGGGGGAGCCGTTGCACGTGCAGCAAGCCGCGCAGATTCGGGCTTTCCGCAAAGCGTGGACTGATGCGGGCCACACCCGCGAGCCCCGCGTGTCGGTGAGCCGTAGCATTTTTGCGCTCATGGATGATCGTGATCGTGCTTACTTCGGGAGGGACGAAGAACAGCAGGATCAGATTGGTTTTCTGGATGCGACGACGCGGGCGGTTTTCGGGCGCGGCTACGCCGCGGAACCGGATGTGCTGATCGAGCAGCTCCGCCAGGATGAAGCCATCGCGGCAGCCGACACCCTTCTGCTGACGATTCCCAACCAACTGGGTGTGGCATATAACGTGCACGTGCTGGAGGCCATTCTCTCGCATGTGGCCCCGGGACTGGGCTGGCGGTGA
- a CDS encoding MOSC domain-containing protein, which translates to MQVTIRHIFISPGHNFFGHYGQAAGTHEIVDVREVACRAGWGLEGDRFYGYRPDYKGQVTFFDWAIYEEAKEKFRVPALRPQAFRRNVLIEGVDINELIGKRFEVGGVAFEGACESRPCFWMDGAVAPGAEEWLRGNGGLRAKILRDGTLVAGAGELRVTGDAPTTGQAALAFAKPALE; encoded by the coding sequence GTGCAAGTCACGATCCGCCACATCTTCATTTCGCCGGGGCATAATTTTTTCGGGCATTACGGGCAAGCGGCGGGGACACATGAGATCGTGGACGTGCGTGAGGTGGCGTGTCGCGCAGGGTGGGGGCTGGAAGGTGATCGGTTTTACGGGTATCGTCCGGACTACAAGGGGCAGGTGACGTTTTTCGATTGGGCGATCTATGAGGAGGCGAAGGAAAAATTTCGCGTGCCCGCGCTGCGGCCGCAGGCATTTCGGCGCAACGTGTTGATCGAAGGCGTGGACATCAACGAGCTGATCGGAAAGCGCTTCGAGGTCGGTGGCGTGGCGTTCGAGGGGGCGTGCGAATCGCGGCCGTGTTTTTGGATGGACGGAGCGGTGGCGCCGGGCGCGGAGGAGTGGTTGCGCGGCAACGGCGGGTTGCGGGCGAAGATTTTGCGCGACGGGACGCTGGTGGCGGGCGCGGGGGAGTTGCGCGTGACGGGAGACGCGCCGACGACGGGACAGGCGGCGCTGGCGTTTGCGAAACCGGCGCTGGAGTGA
- the tal gene encoding transaldolase, whose amino-acid sequence MAATQLEQLKRFTKVVADTGDFKAMKQFTPQDATTNPSLILKAAGSAENAGLIEKAIQDAGSGAPVTAVIDRLLVLFGLEILKIVPGRVSTEVDARLSFDRDGSVAKAREIIALYEKAGIPRERILIKVASTWEGIRAAELLQREKINCNLTLLFSFPQAVACADAGVKLISPFVGRILDWYKKSTGKDYAPAEDPGVKSVTEIYAYYKKFGHPTEIMGASFRNKGEILELAGCDLLTISPNFLGELAASTDPVERKLDPAAAKDAKIERVTYDEKSFRFALNEDAMATDKLAEGIRTFTADIIKLEHLLQKSGK is encoded by the coding sequence ATGGCCGCTACGCAACTCGAACAACTGAAACGCTTCACCAAAGTCGTCGCCGATACCGGCGACTTCAAAGCCATGAAGCAATTCACGCCGCAGGATGCGACGACCAACCCCAGCCTTATCCTCAAAGCCGCCGGCTCCGCCGAAAACGCCGGTCTCATCGAGAAAGCCATCCAGGATGCCGGCTCCGGCGCCCCCGTCACTGCCGTCATCGATCGCCTCCTGGTCCTCTTCGGCCTCGAAATCCTCAAAATCGTCCCCGGCCGGGTGTCGACCGAAGTCGACGCCCGCCTTTCCTTCGACCGCGATGGCTCCGTCGCCAAGGCCCGTGAAATCATCGCCCTCTACGAAAAGGCCGGCATCCCCCGCGAGCGCATCCTCATCAAAGTCGCCTCCACGTGGGAAGGCATCCGCGCCGCCGAACTGCTCCAGCGCGAAAAGATCAACTGCAACCTCACGCTCCTCTTCTCGTTTCCCCAAGCCGTCGCCTGCGCCGATGCCGGTGTGAAACTCATCTCGCCCTTCGTCGGCCGCATTCTCGATTGGTATAAAAAGAGCACCGGCAAAGATTACGCCCCGGCCGAAGACCCCGGCGTGAAATCCGTCACCGAGATCTACGCCTACTACAAAAAATTCGGCCACCCGACCGAAATCATGGGCGCCAGCTTCCGCAATAAAGGCGAAATTCTCGAACTCGCCGGCTGCGACCTGCTCACCATCTCGCCCAACTTCCTCGGTGAACTCGCGGCGTCCACCGATCCCGTGGAACGCAAACTCGATCCCGCCGCCGCGAAGGACGCCAAGATCGAACGCGTGACCTACGACGAAAAGTCTTTCCGCTTCGCCCTGAACGAAGACGCGATGGCGACCGACAAACTCGCCGAAGGCATCCGCACGTTCACCGCCGACATCATCAAACTGGAGCACCTGCTGCAGAAGTCGGGGAAGTAA
- a CDS encoding CCA tRNA nucleotidyltransferase produces the protein MNLPADLRAILEAVRRVGRPRLVGGGVRDWLLGRDAKDFDVEVAGVDFETLQRALAPFGATDIIGRSFGVIKVRGPRGAEYDFSLPRRESKTGAGHRGFAVQPEPNLSDADAAARRDFTINAIACDPFTGALIDPHGGERDLRAGILRHTSAAFTEDPLRVLRAFQFAARFDFSLAPETAALCRSIAGTFPELPVERVWAEWDKWATKAAKPSRGLDVLEQTGWLAHFPELAALRGTPQDPAWHPEGDVFTHTQLCLDALVTEPGWRDAPPATRRLLSFAVLAHDFGKPSTTVFADKRGAMHWISPGHDSAGGPLALAFLSRLGAPHDLPPVVAQLVLCHHAHQNTQPGDGYTDAQIRRLARRLAPATINELALVMIADACGRPPVDPAPTLALIGEMRAHSQRLALGASAPRPLLLGRHLVQLGHAPGPPFKPVLDAAFEAQLDGAFTDEVGAVAWLENYLRALPSDLP, from the coding sequence ATGAATCTTCCCGCCGACCTTCGCGCCATCCTCGAAGCGGTGCGCCGCGTCGGCCGGCCGCGTCTCGTCGGCGGTGGCGTGCGTGATTGGCTGCTTGGCCGCGACGCCAAGGACTTCGACGTCGAGGTCGCCGGCGTCGATTTCGAAACTCTCCAGCGCGCGCTCGCCCCCTTCGGCGCGACGGACATCATCGGCCGCAGCTTCGGCGTCATCAAAGTCCGCGGTCCGCGCGGCGCGGAATACGATTTCAGCCTCCCCCGCCGCGAATCCAAAACCGGCGCCGGACACCGCGGTTTCGCCGTTCAGCCCGAGCCCAACCTCAGCGATGCCGACGCCGCCGCCCGTCGCGATTTCACGATCAACGCCATCGCCTGCGATCCCTTCACCGGCGCCCTGATCGATCCCCACGGCGGCGAACGCGACCTCCGCGCCGGCATCCTTCGTCACACCAGCGCCGCCTTCACCGAAGATCCGTTGCGCGTCCTCCGCGCGTTTCAATTCGCCGCCCGCTTCGATTTTTCCCTCGCGCCCGAAACCGCCGCGCTCTGCCGCTCCATTGCCGGCACCTTCCCCGAACTCCCCGTCGAGCGCGTCTGGGCCGAATGGGACAAGTGGGCCACCAAAGCCGCCAAACCCTCGCGCGGCCTCGACGTCCTCGAGCAGACCGGTTGGCTCGCACACTTTCCCGAACTCGCCGCGCTCCGCGGCACGCCACAGGATCCCGCGTGGCACCCCGAGGGCGACGTGTTTACGCATACGCAGCTTTGCCTCGATGCCCTCGTCACCGAGCCCGGCTGGCGCGATGCTCCCCCCGCCACGCGCCGCCTCCTCAGCTTCGCCGTCCTCGCGCACGATTTCGGCAAACCCTCCACCACCGTTTTCGCCGACAAACGCGGCGCGATGCACTGGATCAGTCCCGGCCACGACTCCGCGGGCGGGCCGCTCGCCCTGGCGTTTCTCTCCCGTCTCGGCGCGCCGCACGACCTGCCGCCGGTCGTCGCCCAACTCGTCCTCTGTCACCACGCGCACCAGAATACCCAACCCGGCGACGGCTACACCGACGCCCAGATCCGACGCCTCGCCCGCCGCCTCGCCCCCGCCACCATCAACGAACTCGCGCTCGTGATGATCGCCGACGCCTGCGGCCGCCCGCCCGTCGATCCCGCGCCCACTCTCGCGTTGATCGGCGAAATGCGTGCGCATTCGCAACGCCTCGCTCTCGGCGCCTCGGCCCCTCGCCCCCTCCTCCTCGGCCGCCACCTCGTGCAACTCGGCCATGCGCCCGGCCCTCCTTTCAAGCCCGTGCTCGACGCCGCATTCGAAGCCCAACTCGATGGCGCCTTCACCGATGAAGTCGGCGCGGTGGCTTGGCTCGAAAACTATTTGCGCGCCCTCCCTTCCGACCTACCTTGA